Proteins encoded together in one Cicer arietinum cultivar CDC Frontier isolate Library 1 chromosome 4, Cicar.CDCFrontier_v2.0, whole genome shotgun sequence window:
- the LOC101494148 gene encoding glucan endo-1,3-beta-glucosidase 11 isoform X1 codes for MDNSRFQLHSCTFIIIIIFITGLATKSESIGINYGQIANNLPSPENVVSLIKCIGATKVKLYDADPKVLKAFANTGIEFMVGLGNEYLSKMKDTNKAQTWIKTNLQPYLPSTNITSIFVGNEVLTFNDTSLTSNLLPAMQSVHTALINLGLHKQITVTTTHSLAILQTSYPPSSGTFRPDLAPCLASILTFQAKTGSPFLINAYPYFAYKDNPKQIPLDYVLFQPNEGMVDPSTNLHYDNMLFAQIDAVYSALGSLGYGKLPVHISETGWPSKGDEDEVGATVENARKYNGNVVKMISSKKGTPLRPNSDLNIYVFALFNENMKPGPTSERNYGLFKPDGTPAYNLGFSLSSSSSSSSSSSPPSNDAVNNDTSSGAPPHPPTSSTGYLSISSATSLFSLTQERYCFLGLSLSFLLPLLMILKF; via the exons ATGGATAATTCTAGATTCCAGCTTCACAGTTGCACcttcatcatcattatcattttcaTCACCG GACTCGCAACGAAATCTGAATCAATAGGAATAAACTACGGTCAAATTGCAAACAACCTACCATCACCAGAAAACGTAGTATCCCTAATAAAATGCATCGGAGCAACAAAAGTAAAACTCTACGACGCAGATCCAAAGGTTCTAAAAGCATTCGCAAACACAGGAATCGAATTCATGGTTGGATTAGGAAACGAGTACCTCTCGAAAATGAAAGACACAAACAAAGCACAAACATGGATCAAAACAAATCTCCAACCCTATCTCCCATCCACAAACATAACCTCCATTTTCGTAGGAAATGAAGTTCTTACATTCAACGACACTTCACTCACTTCGAATCTTCTTCCAGCTATGCAAAGTGTTCACACCGCACTTATTAACCTTGGACTCCATAAACAAATAACTGTTACCACAACTCACTCCTTGGCTATTCTACAAACATCTTATCCTCCTTCTTCTGGAACCTTCCGTCCTGACCTAGCTCCGTGCCTAGCTTCGATCCTCACTTTCCAAGCCAAAACTGGATCTCCTTTTTTAATCAACGCTTATCCTTACTTCGCTTATAAAGATAATCCCAAACAG ATACCGTTGGATTACGTTCTGTTTCAACCGAACGAAGGGATGGTGGATCCGTCTACAAACCTTCACTACGACAACATGCTGTTCGCGCAGATCGACGCGGTTTACTCGGCTCTTGGCTCATTAGGTTACGGGAAATTGCCGGTACATATATCGGAAACCGGTTGGCCTTCGAAAGGGGACGAAGATGAAGTGGGTGCGACGGTTGAGAATGCGAGGAAGTATAACGGGAATGTTGTGAAGATGATTAGTAGTAAGAAAGGAACGCCGTTGAGACCTAATTCTGATTTGAATATTTACGTTTTTGCCCTTTTTAATGAGAATATGAAACCTGGACCAACTTCCGAAAGAAATTATGGATTGTTTAAACCTGATGGTACACCTGCTTATAATCTTGGATTCTCTTTGTCTTCTTCgtcctcttcttcttcttcttcgagTCCTCCTTCAAATGATGCTGTTAATAATGATACTAGCTCGGGGGCGCCGCCTCATCCGCCGACCTCATCCACCGGTTATTTGTCCATTTCCTCAGCTACTTCGTTG TTTTCTTTGACTCAGGAGAGATATTGTTTCCTTGGGCTTTCTTTATCCTTTCTGCTGCCGTTATTGATGATTTTGAAGTTTTGA
- the LOC101494148 gene encoding glucan endo-1,3-beta-glucosidase 11 isoform X2: protein MDNSRFQLHSCTFIIIIIFITGLATKSESIGINYGQIANNLPSPENVVSLIKCIGATKVKLYDADPKVLKAFANTGIEFMVGLGNEYLSKMKDTNKAQTWIKTNLQPYLPSTNITSIFVGNEVLTFNDTSLTSNLLPAMQSVHTALINLGLHKQITVTTTHSLAILQTSYPPSSGTFRPDLAPCLASILTFQAKTGSPFLINAYPYFAYKDNPKQIPLDYVLFQPNEGMVDPSTNLHYDNMLFAQIDAVYSALGSLGYGKLPVHISETGWPSKGDEDEVGATVENARKYNGNVVKMISSKKGTPLRPNSDLNIYVFALFNENMKPGPTSERNYGLFKPDGTPAYNLGFSLSSSSSSSSSSSPPSNDAVNNDTSSGAPPHPPTSSTGYLSISSATSLERYCFLGLSLSFLLPLLMILKF from the exons ATGGATAATTCTAGATTCCAGCTTCACAGTTGCACcttcatcatcattatcattttcaTCACCG GACTCGCAACGAAATCTGAATCAATAGGAATAAACTACGGTCAAATTGCAAACAACCTACCATCACCAGAAAACGTAGTATCCCTAATAAAATGCATCGGAGCAACAAAAGTAAAACTCTACGACGCAGATCCAAAGGTTCTAAAAGCATTCGCAAACACAGGAATCGAATTCATGGTTGGATTAGGAAACGAGTACCTCTCGAAAATGAAAGACACAAACAAAGCACAAACATGGATCAAAACAAATCTCCAACCCTATCTCCCATCCACAAACATAACCTCCATTTTCGTAGGAAATGAAGTTCTTACATTCAACGACACTTCACTCACTTCGAATCTTCTTCCAGCTATGCAAAGTGTTCACACCGCACTTATTAACCTTGGACTCCATAAACAAATAACTGTTACCACAACTCACTCCTTGGCTATTCTACAAACATCTTATCCTCCTTCTTCTGGAACCTTCCGTCCTGACCTAGCTCCGTGCCTAGCTTCGATCCTCACTTTCCAAGCCAAAACTGGATCTCCTTTTTTAATCAACGCTTATCCTTACTTCGCTTATAAAGATAATCCCAAACAG ATACCGTTGGATTACGTTCTGTTTCAACCGAACGAAGGGATGGTGGATCCGTCTACAAACCTTCACTACGACAACATGCTGTTCGCGCAGATCGACGCGGTTTACTCGGCTCTTGGCTCATTAGGTTACGGGAAATTGCCGGTACATATATCGGAAACCGGTTGGCCTTCGAAAGGGGACGAAGATGAAGTGGGTGCGACGGTTGAGAATGCGAGGAAGTATAACGGGAATGTTGTGAAGATGATTAGTAGTAAGAAAGGAACGCCGTTGAGACCTAATTCTGATTTGAATATTTACGTTTTTGCCCTTTTTAATGAGAATATGAAACCTGGACCAACTTCCGAAAGAAATTATGGATTGTTTAAACCTGATGGTACACCTGCTTATAATCTTGGATTCTCTTTGTCTTCTTCgtcctcttcttcttcttcttcgagTCCTCCTTCAAATGATGCTGTTAATAATGATACTAGCTCGGGGGCGCCGCCTCATCCGCCGACCTCATCCACCGGTTATTTGTCCATTTCCTCAGCTACTTCGTTG GAGAGATATTGTTTCCTTGGGCTTTCTTTATCCTTTCTGCTGCCGTTATTGATGATTTTGAAGTTTTGA